In the genome of Kineosporia sp. NBRC 101731, one region contains:
- a CDS encoding SAM-dependent methyltransferase, with product MPEPLQPALDRLRPLLLDTGGLVRAVASGHRRSARPDPQRAQLRPVDLRGERHLQVTSTDGRIPVVRNLTGADAESMVGDLLAQPFGNWHVETRDSVVQLRVTKRGEAQVHTSEQTAEPVDTTHDRAKNHLIDPADPLFTVLGADAAKRRQVDAFLRQLAPIARKVKQEGRPLRVVDLGCGNAYLTMAAHRYLASEIDPDVQTLGVDIRPEMAERNARVAAEAGLEGLGFKAASIEEAAVDPEFTGVDIVLALHACDTATDDSLALAVRWQARGVLAAPCCHQDIQRQLADAQGGIPFAGLTRHAILRERFADVLTDTVRADLLRLLGYRVEVVEFIDSRHTPRNALIRAVRTGTAPTARRVAEYTELVSAWQVQPALAERLRPEVDAVTLG from the coding sequence GTGCCCGAACCGCTCCAGCCTGCCCTCGACCGTCTCCGCCCCCTCCTCCTGGACACCGGCGGGCTGGTGCGTGCCGTCGCCTCGGGCCACCGGCGCAGTGCCCGTCCGGACCCACAGCGGGCGCAGCTGAGGCCGGTCGACCTCCGTGGCGAGCGGCACCTCCAGGTGACCTCGACCGACGGGCGCATCCCCGTCGTCCGTAATCTCACCGGGGCCGACGCCGAGAGCATGGTCGGCGACCTGCTCGCCCAGCCGTTCGGCAACTGGCACGTGGAGACCCGCGACAGCGTGGTGCAGCTGCGGGTGACCAAGCGCGGCGAGGCCCAGGTGCACACCTCCGAGCAGACCGCCGAGCCGGTCGACACCACGCACGACCGCGCCAAGAACCACCTCATCGACCCGGCCGACCCGCTGTTCACGGTGCTCGGGGCCGACGCCGCCAAGCGCCGGCAGGTGGATGCCTTCCTGCGGCAGCTGGCCCCGATCGCCCGCAAGGTGAAGCAGGAGGGCCGCCCGCTGCGCGTGGTCGACCTCGGCTGCGGCAACGCCTACCTGACCATGGCCGCGCACCGGTACCTGGCCTCCGAGATCGATCCGGACGTGCAGACGCTGGGTGTGGACATCCGGCCGGAGATGGCCGAGCGCAATGCCCGGGTGGCGGCGGAGGCCGGACTGGAGGGTCTCGGGTTCAAGGCCGCCTCGATCGAGGAGGCCGCCGTCGACCCCGAGTTCACCGGGGTCGACATCGTGCTCGCCCTGCACGCCTGCGACACCGCGACGGACGACTCGCTGGCCCTGGCCGTGCGCTGGCAGGCCCGGGGCGTGCTGGCTGCCCCCTGCTGCCACCAGGACATCCAGCGGCAGCTCGCCGACGCCCAGGGCGGCATCCCGTTCGCCGGGCTGACCCGGCACGCCATCCTGCGCGAGCGTTTCGCCGACGTGCTCACCGACACCGTGCGGGCCGACCTGCTGCGGCTGCTCGGCTACCGGGTGGAGGTGGTCGAGTTCATCGACTCCCGGCACACCCCGCGCAACGCCCTGATCCGCGCCGTGCGCACCGGCACCGCGCCGACCGCCCGGCGGGTGGCCGAGTACACCGAGCTGGTCTCGGCCTGGCAGGTGCAACCGGCCCTGGCCGAGCGCCTGCGGCCCGAGGTGGACGCGGTGACGCTCGGGTGA
- a CDS encoding Rrf2 family transcriptional regulator, translated as MQISAKTDYAVRALLMLASKSPDLVKVDVLIAQQDLPRKFVEAILSELRRAGLVRSQRGADGGYALARPADQITIGAVIRVVDGPLAEVRGLRPHETAYTGVAEHLPTVWVAMRHSLRMVLDETTLHDVLTGELPATVREMAEAPDAWLAR; from the coding sequence GTGCAGATCTCCGCCAAGACCGACTACGCCGTGCGAGCCCTGTTGATGCTCGCCTCGAAGTCACCCGATCTCGTCAAGGTGGACGTGCTGATCGCCCAGCAGGATCTGCCCCGGAAGTTCGTCGAGGCCATCCTCTCCGAACTGCGCCGGGCAGGCCTCGTGCGCAGTCAGCGTGGCGCCGACGGCGGCTACGCGCTGGCCCGGCCCGCCGACCAGATCACCATCGGTGCGGTGATCCGGGTGGTGGACGGGCCCCTCGCCGAGGTACGCGGGTTACGTCCACACGAAACCGCCTACACCGGTGTCGCCGAGCACCTGCCCACGGTCTGGGTCGCCATGCGGCACAGCCTGCGCATGGTGCTCGACGAGACCACCCTGCACGACGTGCTCACGGGCGAGCTCCCCGCCACCGTGCGGGAAATGGCCGAGGCCCCCGACGCCTGGCTGGCCCGCTGA
- a CDS encoding sulfate ABC transporter ATP-binding protein codes for MSISVSGINKRFGDFVALDNVSLEVPTGRLTALLGPSGGGKSTLLRIIAGLEFPDTGNVEIEGVQATWLPPQKRSVGFVFQHYAAFKHMTVFKNVAFGLEIRRKPKAEIRKRVMELLELVHLEQFADRLPSQLSGGQRQRMALARALAVQPEVLLLDEPFGALDAQVRKELRDWLRNLHDEMNVTTIFVTHDQEEALEVSDEIVVINGGRIEQVGAPADLYDRPANDFVMKFLGPVTTLDGQLVRPHDIEVLAAPGQEAIEATVTRLTRVGFEVRAELRTSKGGSEPWVQLTRIQAQELALEPGRSVWLRTTHAPKTLAVS; via the coding sequence GTGAGCATCTCGGTTTCCGGCATCAACAAGCGTTTCGGCGATTTCGTCGCCCTCGACAACGTCAGCCTGGAGGTTCCGACCGGCCGGCTGACCGCCCTGCTCGGCCCCTCCGGAGGCGGTAAGTCCACGCTGCTGCGCATCATCGCCGGCCTGGAGTTCCCCGACACCGGCAACGTCGAGATCGAGGGGGTGCAGGCCACCTGGCTGCCCCCGCAGAAACGCAGCGTGGGCTTCGTGTTCCAGCACTACGCCGCGTTCAAGCACATGACCGTGTTCAAGAACGTGGCCTTCGGGCTGGAGATCCGGCGCAAGCCCAAGGCCGAGATCCGCAAGCGGGTCATGGAACTGCTCGAGCTGGTGCACCTGGAGCAGTTCGCCGACCGCCTGCCCTCACAGCTGTCCGGAGGCCAGCGCCAGCGCATGGCCCTGGCCCGCGCCCTGGCCGTGCAGCCGGAGGTGCTGCTGCTCGACGAGCCGTTCGGTGCCCTCGACGCCCAGGTGCGCAAGGAGCTGCGCGACTGGCTGCGCAACCTGCACGACGAGATGAACGTGACCACCATCTTCGTCACGCACGACCAGGAAGAGGCCCTCGAGGTCTCGGACGAGATCGTGGTGATCAACGGCGGGAGGATCGAGCAGGTCGGCGCCCCCGCCGACCTCTACGACCGGCCGGCCAACGACTTCGTGATGAAGTTCCTCGGCCCGGTCACCACCCTCGACGGTCAGCTGGTGCGCCCGCACGACATCGAGGTGCTGGCCGCCCCCGGCCAGGAGGCGATCGAGGCCACGGTGACCCGGCTGACCCGGGTCGGCTTCGAGGTGCGGGCCGAACTGCGCACGAGCAAGGGCGGCAGCGAGCCCTGGGTGCAGCTCACCCGGATCCAGGCGCAGGAACTCGCGCTCGAGCCCGGCCGCTCGGTCTGGCTGCGCACCACGCACGCCCCGAAGACCCTGGCAGTGTCTTAA
- a CDS encoding sulfate ABC transporter permease subunit, producing the protein MGNPVVRWVLRIIAVGYVLGLVALPVGTVVQHTFENGLEPVLESLRNPDFQAAARLGVFVAVISVLINTVFGIGISILIVRYRFPGRRLLNAIIDLPVSISPIVVGIALIFVYGTNGWFGPVLNSMGIQIIFATPALVLATVIVALPLVVREVIPVLEEAGTEQDQAAQSLGANGFQRFVRITLPTIRWALAYGVVLSLARSLGEFGAVRVVSGSVAGVSQTPTLFVNDAYQEFGAQAEQDAFTAAFLLMCVAVLFIVVIALLRPKEQNQ; encoded by the coding sequence TTGGGCAACCCGGTCGTGCGGTGGGTGCTGCGCATCATCGCCGTCGGCTACGTGCTCGGGCTGGTCGCGCTCCCCGTCGGCACGGTCGTGCAGCACACATTCGAGAACGGCCTGGAGCCGGTGCTGGAGTCGCTGCGCAACCCCGACTTCCAGGCCGCCGCCCGGCTCGGCGTGTTCGTCGCGGTGATCAGCGTGCTGATCAACACGGTGTTCGGCATCGGCATCTCGATCCTCATCGTGCGGTACCGCTTTCCGGGCCGTCGCCTGCTGAACGCGATCATCGACCTGCCGGTCTCGATCTCCCCGATCGTCGTCGGTATCGCGCTGATCTTCGTCTACGGCACGAACGGCTGGTTCGGCCCGGTGCTGAACAGCATGGGCATCCAGATCATCTTCGCCACCCCGGCCCTGGTGCTGGCCACGGTGATCGTGGCCCTGCCGCTGGTGGTGCGTGAGGTGATCCCGGTGCTCGAAGAAGCCGGTACCGAGCAGGACCAGGCCGCCCAATCGCTGGGGGCCAACGGTTTCCAGCGGTTCGTCCGCATCACCCTGCCGACCATCCGCTGGGCGCTGGCCTACGGTGTGGTGCTCAGCCTGGCCCGCTCGCTCGGTGAGTTCGGGGCCGTGCGGGTGGTCAGCGGCAGCGTGGCGGGCGTCTCCCAGACCCCGACCCTCTTCGTCAACGACGCCTACCAGGAGTTCGGGGCGCAGGCCGAACAGGACGCGTTCACGGCGGCCTTCCTGCTGATGTGTGTCGCCGTCCTCTTCATCGTCGTCATCGCCCTGCTGCGGCCGAAGGAGCAGAACCAGTGA
- the cysT gene encoding sulfate ABC transporter permease subunit CysT, with protein MATAPDIPAPPRRRPRPVSSGRLSAASGLGLGVGMLWLSLIVLLPIASIVVVALQSGFGPFWEAVTDPEALDTIKLSVGAAVLVTVINAVLGTLVAWVLVRDSFPGKRIVEVIIDIPFALPTIVAGLVLISLYGPQSPFGIDLVGTRRGIFVALLFVTLPFVVRSVQPVLIDMERDVEEAAASLGASGFTIFRRIVLPTIAPAMLAGSALAFARALGEFGSVILISANLIGKTEVSSAYMLKLIEQNDTTGAAAVATLLLVVAVIVLVLLDSLQRLAARRD; from the coding sequence ATGGCCACCGCACCGGATATCCCGGCGCCGCCGCGGCGGCGCCCCCGGCCGGTCTCCTCGGGGCGGCTCAGCGCCGCCTCGGGGCTCGGCCTCGGCGTCGGCATGCTCTGGCTCTCCCTGATCGTGCTGCTGCCCATCGCGAGCATCGTGGTGGTGGCCCTGCAGAGCGGCTTCGGCCCGTTCTGGGAGGCCGTCACCGACCCCGAGGCCCTGGACACGATCAAGCTGAGCGTCGGCGCCGCGGTGCTGGTGACCGTCATCAACGCCGTGCTCGGCACCCTCGTGGCCTGGGTACTCGTACGGGACTCGTTCCCGGGCAAGCGGATCGTCGAGGTCATCATCGACATCCCGTTCGCCCTGCCGACGATCGTGGCCGGCCTGGTGCTGATCTCGCTGTACGGGCCGCAGAGCCCGTTCGGCATCGATCTGGTCGGCACCCGGCGCGGCATCTTCGTGGCCCTGCTCTTCGTCACGCTCCCGTTCGTGGTGCGCTCGGTGCAGCCGGTGCTGATCGACATGGAGCGGGACGTCGAGGAGGCCGCGGCCTCGCTCGGCGCCTCGGGTTTCACCATCTTCCGGCGCATCGTGCTCCCCACGATCGCCCCGGCGATGCTGGCCGGCTCCGCACTCGCCTTCGCCCGCGCCCTGGGCGAGTTCGGGTCGGTCATCCTGATCTCGGCGAACCTCATCGGCAAGACCGAGGTGAGCAGCGCGTACATGCTGAAGCTGATCGAGCAGAACGACACCACCGGCGCCGCCGCCGTGGCCACCCTGCTGCTGGTGGTCGCCGTGATCGTGCTCGTCCTGCTCGACTCGTTGCAGAGACTGGCGGCCCGTCGTGACTGA
- a CDS encoding sulfate ABC transporter substrate-binding protein, with the protein MNVLRGRGRTTAVLALLAASSLGLSACGSNTSTGSSSGGSGGGSAKEIDIVGFSVIKSAYDDLGEAFAKTPDGEGVTFKSSYGASGAQARAVVAGQAADLVAFSLEPDLKKVVDAGKVDKEWKSVGDTEGINSSSVVVIAVRKGNPKNIKDWDDIAKSGIGIVTADPGTSGAAKWNLLGAYAQALGADNDTAAAQTYLKSFIGNVVSWNDSGRNATDAFLKGTGDVLISYENEAIAARAAGEELEYIVPDSTLLIENPGAVTSDAPEVTGKFLDYIRSTEGQTILAKDGFRPVVDGVTATDVEGANDPANPFPTVKNLTTIADLGGWDEVDDTFFGDNGIVTKLRK; encoded by the coding sequence ATGAACGTTCTGCGTGGTCGCGGTCGCACCACCGCCGTGCTCGCCCTGCTGGCGGCCTCCAGCCTCGGGCTGAGCGCCTGTGGCTCGAACACGAGCACCGGTTCCTCCTCCGGCGGCAGCGGTGGGGGTTCCGCCAAGGAGATCGACATCGTCGGCTTCTCCGTGATCAAGTCCGCCTACGACGATCTCGGTGAGGCGTTCGCGAAGACGCCCGACGGCGAGGGCGTCACGTTCAAGAGCTCCTACGGCGCCAGCGGCGCCCAGGCCCGCGCCGTGGTCGCCGGTCAGGCCGCCGACCTGGTCGCCTTCTCGCTGGAGCCCGACCTGAAGAAGGTCGTGGACGCCGGCAAGGTGGACAAGGAGTGGAAGAGCGTCGGCGACACCGAGGGCATCAACTCCAGCTCCGTCGTGGTCATCGCCGTGCGCAAGGGCAACCCGAAGAACATCAAGGACTGGGACGACATCGCCAAGTCCGGCATCGGCATCGTCACCGCCGACCCGGGCACCTCCGGCGCCGCGAAGTGGAACCTGCTCGGCGCCTACGCCCAGGCCCTCGGCGCCGACAACGACACGGCGGCCGCGCAGACCTACCTGAAGAGTTTCATCGGCAACGTGGTGAGCTGGAACGACAGCGGCCGCAACGCCACCGACGCCTTCCTCAAGGGCACCGGTGACGTGCTGATCTCCTACGAGAACGAGGCCATCGCGGCCCGCGCCGCCGGCGAGGAACTCGAGTACATCGTCCCCGACAGCACCCTGCTGATCGAGAACCCGGGCGCCGTCACCAGTGACGCTCCCGAGGTGACCGGCAAGTTCCTCGACTACATCCGCAGCACCGAGGGGCAGACGATCCTGGCGAAGGACGGCTTCCGTCCGGTCGTCGACGGGGTCACGGCCACCGATGTCGAGGGCGCGAACGACCCGGCCAACCCGTTCCCGACCGTCAAGAACCTCACCACCATTGCCGATCTCGGCGGCTGGGACGAGGTCGACGACACGTTCTTCGGCGACAACGGCATCGTCACCAAGCTCCGGAAGTAA
- the serC gene encoding phosphoserine transaminase codes for MSTPSITIPAGLLPADGRFGSGPSKIRPEQVEYLASIERTVLGTSHRQAPVKDLVGRVRAGLAELFDLPTGYEVVLGNGGSNAFWDIAAFNLVRHRAQHLTFGEFSAKFAAVTEKAPFLGSGTVISAPAGEVAQARAEEGVDAYAWPQNETSTGVMAPVLRVAGAQDDALMLVDATSAAGGLPVDVSQTDAYYFAPQKSFASDGGLWLAFLSPAALERSERITASGRYIPDFLDLQAAIDNSRKNQTVNTPAVATLAMMASQIDWMLGNGGMDWVAARTADSSDRIYTWAEKTSYTTPFVSDPAARSQVVCTVDFDGADAAQVAATLRANGVVDVEPYRKLGRNQLRIAVYPAVEPDDASALLASIEYVVEHLS; via the coding sequence GTGAGTACGCCGTCCATCACCATCCCGGCCGGGCTGTTGCCCGCCGACGGCCGCTTCGGCTCCGGCCCCAGCAAGATCCGCCCCGAGCAGGTGGAGTACCTGGCCTCGATCGAGCGCACCGTGCTGGGCACCTCGCACCGTCAGGCCCCGGTCAAAGACCTCGTCGGCCGGGTGCGTGCCGGGCTCGCCGAGCTGTTCGACCTGCCCACCGGCTACGAGGTGGTCCTCGGGAACGGCGGCTCCAACGCCTTCTGGGACATCGCGGCCTTCAACCTGGTGCGGCACCGCGCCCAGCACCTCACGTTCGGCGAGTTCTCGGCCAAGTTCGCCGCCGTGACCGAGAAGGCGCCGTTCCTCGGTTCCGGCACGGTGATCTCGGCGCCGGCCGGTGAGGTGGCGCAGGCCCGGGCGGAAGAAGGGGTCGACGCCTACGCCTGGCCGCAGAACGAGACCTCGACCGGTGTGATGGCGCCGGTGCTGCGGGTCGCGGGCGCCCAGGACGACGCGCTGATGCTGGTGGACGCCACCTCCGCGGCGGGCGGCCTACCCGTCGACGTGAGCCAGACCGACGCCTACTACTTCGCCCCGCAGAAGAGCTTCGCCTCCGACGGTGGGCTCTGGCTGGCGTTCCTCTCCCCTGCCGCGCTGGAGCGCAGCGAGCGGATCACCGCGTCCGGCCGCTACATCCCCGATTTCCTCGACCTTCAGGCCGCGATCGACAACTCGCGCAAGAACCAGACCGTCAACACCCCGGCGGTGGCGACCCTGGCGATGATGGCCTCGCAGATCGACTGGATGCTGGGCAACGGCGGTATGGACTGGGTCGCCGCCCGCACCGCCGACTCCAGCGACCGGATCTACACCTGGGCCGAGAAGACCTCGTACACAACGCCGTTCGTATCCGACCCGGCCGCCCGCAGCCAGGTGGTGTGCACGGTCGACTTCGACGGGGCCGACGCCGCCCAGGTGGCCGCGACCCTGCGGGCGAACGGCGTGGTCGACGTCGAGCCGTACCGCAAGCTCGGCCGCAACCAGTTGCGCATCGCGGTCTACCCGGCGGTGGAGCCGGACGACGCGAGCGCCCTGCTGGCCAGCATCGAGTACGTGGTGGAACACCTGAGCTAG
- a CDS encoding citrate synthase 2, which yields MGEFVPGLEGVVAFETAIAEPDRDGGALRYRGVDLVDLAGRVDFGQVWGLLVDNSFTPGLPPAEPFPLPVHTGDVRVDVQSALAQLAPLWGFKPLLDIDPAQARDDLARASVMALSFVAQSARGQNTAMVPQKMVDEGRTITERFMIRWRGEPDPRHVEAVDAYWVSAAEHGLNASTFTARVIASTGADVAAALSGAVGAMSGPLHGGAPSRVLHMLEGVERTGDALAYVKQVLDRGERLMGFGHRVYRAQDPRAQVLRSTAERLGAPRFETALALEKAALSELQARRPDRVLATNVEFWAAVILDFAQVPARMFTPMFTCARTAGWSAHIVEQKATGRLVRPSARYVGEGPRGIEKVHGFRV from the coding sequence ATGGGCGAATTCGTACCGGGTCTCGAAGGCGTCGTGGCTTTCGAGACCGCGATTGCCGAACCCGACCGGGACGGCGGCGCCCTGCGGTACCGCGGCGTCGACCTGGTCGATCTCGCCGGGCGGGTGGACTTCGGCCAGGTCTGGGGCCTGCTCGTGGACAACTCGTTCACCCCCGGTCTGCCCCCGGCCGAACCCTTCCCGCTGCCGGTGCACACCGGCGACGTGCGGGTCGACGTGCAGAGCGCCCTGGCCCAGCTGGCGCCGCTGTGGGGTTTCAAGCCACTGCTCGACATCGATCCGGCCCAGGCGCGTGACGACCTGGCACGGGCGTCGGTGATGGCACTGTCGTTCGTGGCCCAGTCGGCCCGGGGCCAGAACACGGCCATGGTTCCGCAGAAGATGGTGGACGAGGGGCGCACCATCACCGAGCGGTTCATGATCCGCTGGCGGGGCGAACCCGACCCGCGACACGTCGAGGCCGTGGACGCCTACTGGGTCTCGGCCGCCGAGCACGGCCTGAACGCCTCCACCTTCACCGCCCGGGTCATCGCCTCGACCGGTGCGGACGTGGCGGCGGCGCTGTCCGGTGCGGTCGGCGCGATGTCGGGCCCGCTGCACGGTGGGGCGCCGTCGCGGGTACTGCACATGCTCGAGGGGGTGGAACGCACCGGCGACGCCCTGGCCTACGTGAAGCAGGTACTCGACCGCGGCGAGCGGCTGATGGGTTTCGGCCACCGGGTGTACCGCGCGCAGGACCCGCGGGCACAGGTGCTGCGCTCCACCGCCGAACGTCTCGGCGCCCCCCGCTTCGAGACCGCCCTGGCCCTGGAGAAGGCCGCCCTGAGCGAACTCCAGGCCCGCCGGCCGGACCGTGTACTGGCCACCAACGTGGAGTTCTGGGCGGCCGTGATCCTCGATTTCGCGCAGGTACCGGCCCGGATGTTCACCCCGATGTTCACCTGCGCCCGCACCGCCGGCTGGTCGGCCCACATCGTCGAGCAGAAGGCCACCGGACGGCTGGTGCGCCCCTCGGCCCGGTACGTGGGTGAGGGTCCGCGAGGCATCGAGAAGGTGCACGGCTTCAGGGTCTAG
- the pdxH gene encoding pyridoxamine 5'-phosphate oxidase translates to MSIEHVDPAFSDQRLSYQVPGLAETDLATSPLAQFRGWYDEALAHPGVTEPNAMAVATVDADGAPSVRTVLLKHAERLGFVFFTNYDSRKAADLTARPVAALDLVWMPLHRQVSVRGVVERVDERATAEYFRSRPWGSRIGAWASHQSQPVASRTVMADRWREFSERWPDTGSADDVPVPPHWGGFLVRPVEIEFWQGQPSRMHDRLVFLPVGADPEAIRISSDAGLPLLDDPDAWQVIRREP, encoded by the coding sequence ATGAGCATCGAGCACGTGGATCCGGCGTTCAGCGACCAGCGGCTGTCCTACCAGGTGCCGGGCCTGGCCGAGACCGACCTGGCCACCAGCCCCCTGGCCCAGTTCCGGGGCTGGTACGACGAGGCGCTGGCCCATCCCGGCGTGACCGAGCCGAACGCGATGGCCGTGGCCACGGTCGATGCGGACGGTGCCCCGTCGGTGCGCACGGTGCTGCTGAAACACGCCGAGCGTCTGGGGTTCGTGTTCTTCACCAACTACGACTCACGCAAGGCCGCCGATCTGACCGCCCGTCCGGTCGCCGCGCTCGACCTGGTCTGGATGCCCCTGCACCGCCAGGTCAGTGTGCGGGGGGTGGTCGAGCGGGTCGACGAGCGGGCCACCGCCGAGTACTTCCGCTCGCGGCCGTGGGGCTCCCGGATCGGCGCCTGGGCCAGTCACCAGTCGCAGCCGGTCGCCTCCCGCACCGTGATGGCCGACCGCTGGAGGGAATTCAGCGAGCGCTGGCCCGACACCGGCAGCGCGGACGATGTCCCGGTGCCGCCGCACTGGGGCGGTTTCCTGGTGCGCCCGGTGGAGATCGAGTTCTGGCAGGGCCAGCCCTCCCGGATGCACGACCGGCTGGTGTTCCTGCCCGTGGGCGCCGATCCGGAGGCGATCCGGATCAGTTCCGACGCCGGCCTGCCGTTGCTGGACGACCCGGACGCCTGGCAGGTCATCCGCCGCGAACCCTGA
- a CDS encoding metal-dependent transcriptional regulator, translating into MSDLIDTTEMYLRTIFELEEEGVVPLRARIAERLGHSGPTVSQTVARMERDGLLHVSGDRHLELTEIGRAKATRVMRKHRLAERLLLDVIGLEWELVHDEACRWEHVMSDHVEQKLLKMLAGPMESPYGNPIPGLEELGGPEALPNAFREGVLSLPDAVAAADNSNELMIRRLGERLQIDTQLMKQLQGAGMVPGSRVQAQRTPTGYLISVVKLPEMRSAEADGGVALLADVARHVFVEAV; encoded by the coding sequence GTGAGCGACCTCATTGACACCACCGAGATGTATCTGAGAACGATCTTCGAGCTCGAGGAAGAGGGCGTCGTCCCGCTGCGGGCCCGGATCGCAGAGCGTCTGGGTCACTCCGGGCCGACCGTGTCCCAGACCGTCGCGCGGATGGAACGTGACGGTCTTCTCCATGTCTCCGGCGACCGCCATCTCGAACTGACCGAGATCGGCCGGGCGAAGGCCACCCGGGTCATGCGCAAGCACCGGCTCGCCGAACGACTGCTGCTCGACGTGATCGGCCTGGAGTGGGAGCTCGTCCACGACGAGGCCTGCCGCTGGGAGCACGTGATGAGCGACCACGTCGAGCAGAAACTGCTCAAGATGCTCGCCGGGCCGATGGAGAGCCCGTACGGCAACCCGATCCCGGGGCTGGAGGAGCTCGGTGGGCCGGAGGCACTGCCCAACGCCTTCCGCGAGGGCGTGCTCAGCCTTCCCGACGCCGTGGCCGCGGCCGACAACAGCAACGAGCTGATGATTCGCCGCCTCGGCGAGCGGCTCCAGATCGACACGCAGTTGATGAAGCAGTTGCAGGGCGCCGGCATGGTGCCCGGTTCCCGCGTGCAGGCGCAGCGCACGCCCACCGGTTACCTGATCAGCGTGGTCAAGCTGCCGGAGATGCGCTCGGCCGAGGCCGACGGGGGTGTCGCGCTGCTGGCCGACGTGGCCCGTCACGTCTTCGTCGAGGCCGTCTGA
- a CDS encoding NlpC/P60 family protein yields MTGQMSVLGRGGAVIAMSGGLVATMGMSSQAANRTTTGAEAAVPATAPIAVQPAVAFSGSLAAPSGAQTSSASLTAPVAATVSFESSDFTAVPNKVVISAVSGESSTGTSVSSSFGSARGSSVLAVAARYLGVPYRYGGTTPMAWDCSGATGYIYSQVGIDLPRTANQQMLSSTRISRSQAVPGDLVFFTSGGSAYHVGIYAGGNMMYDAGRTGTSFSKRAIWTSAVTFGRVA; encoded by the coding sequence GTGACCGGCCAGATGTCGGTGCTCGGTCGGGGTGGCGCAGTGATCGCCATGTCGGGCGGGCTCGTCGCCACGATGGGGATGTCTTCCCAGGCCGCGAACCGTACGACCACCGGCGCCGAGGCGGCTGTCCCGGCCACTGCCCCGATCGCGGTGCAGCCGGCTGTCGCCTTCTCGGGAAGCCTCGCGGCACCTTCCGGCGCCCAGACTTCTTCGGCATCGCTCACGGCACCGGTCGCCGCCACGGTATCGTTCGAAAGCAGCGATTTCACCGCTGTTCCGAACAAGGTCGTTATCTCCGCCGTGAGCGGAGAGTCGTCGACGGGTACCAGTGTGTCCAGTTCATTCGGCAGTGCGCGGGGCTCCTCCGTGCTAGCCGTTGCCGCCCGCTACCTGGGCGTTCCATACCGCTACGGCGGCACCACACCCATGGCCTGGGACTGTTCCGGTGCCACCGGTTACATCTACAGCCAGGTCGGTATCGACCTGCCACGCACGGCCAACCAGCAGATGCTGAGCTCCACCCGCATCTCCCGGTCGCAGGCAGTGCCGGGCGACCTGGTGTTCTTCACCTCTGGTGGTAGTGCCTACCACGTGGGGATCTACGCCGGCGGCAACATGATGTACGACGCCGGTCGCACCGGTACGTCGTTCAGCAAGCGTGCCATCTGGACCAGCGCCGTGACGTTCGGCCGGGTGGCCTGA
- a CDS encoding HNH endonuclease, whose protein sequence is MRTLVLNAGYEPLAVVSFRRAIVLVLAGKAAVVENGPHPVISETLTVDRPLVIVLSRYVKVPHGRAIPVSRRGVLRRDEHRCAYCDAHAATIDHVLPRSRGGQDTWENLVACCMRCNNVKGSRTPEEMGWTLSVRPRSPRGPAWVVRGADVREPSWEEYLGSAA, encoded by the coding sequence ATGCGCACCCTCGTACTGAACGCCGGCTATGAACCACTGGCCGTCGTCTCCTTCCGCCGGGCCATCGTGCTCGTCCTCGCCGGTAAAGCGGCCGTGGTCGAGAACGGCCCTCATCCAGTGATCAGTGAGACCCTCACCGTCGACCGGCCTCTCGTGATCGTGCTCTCCCGCTATGTGAAGGTGCCGCACGGCCGGGCGATCCCGGTGAGTAGACGGGGGGTGCTGCGGCGCGATGAGCACCGGTGCGCCTACTGCGACGCTCACGCCGCCACGATCGACCACGTGCTGCCACGTAGTCGCGGTGGTCAGGACACCTGGGAGAACCTGGTGGCGTGCTGCATGCGGTGCAACAACGTCAAGGGCAGCCGTACCCCGGAGGAAATGGGGTGGACGCTCTCGGTGCGGCCGCGTTCGCCGCGCGGCCCGGCCTGGGTGGTGCGGGGCGCAGACGTACGTGAGCCGTCCTGGGAGGAATACCTGGGCTCCGCGGCCTGA